A single region of the Macrobrachium rosenbergii isolate ZJJX-2024 chromosome 5, ASM4041242v1, whole genome shotgun sequence genome encodes:
- the LOC136838949 gene encoding protein SCAR-like, translated as MKPDKPPPPARDRDILRARNTRPLKKTNQTAPTSMPLLSESEVVSGEGTEPSSSSSSSSSSTAPTDDVDISTTSSSLPPAESSSSGDKDKGAEMKLYLDKLRELVPYVPRTGKISRVQLIHSAIDYITDLQESLEARARRKLRDKNDQASRPPLAALSQAHVETNNRMTPLAENSTNRQPTPLEVNTRHPSTVVPMSSVSPLEGISPNNPNPPPPPPPSGSHSNPSSSSSPIIPAAPGPPPSSSPQQPS; from the coding sequence ATGAAGCCGGACAAGCCCCCTCCACCCGCCAGGGACAGGGACATCCTGCGGGCGAGGAACACCAGGCCCTTAAAGAAGACGAACCAAACGGCACCAACATCCATGCCCTTGTTGTCTGAGTCGGAGGTGGTGTCAGGTGAAGGCAccgagccttcttcttcttcttcttcgagttcCTCGTCGACTGCGCCCACAGATGACGTCGATATCAGCACCACGTCCTCCTCCTTACCGCCGGCGGAGTCGTCCTCCAGCGGCGACAAGGACAAGGGGGCGGAGATGAAACTGTACTTGGACAAACTACGCGAACTGGTGCCTTACGTGCCACGGACCGGGAAGATTTCTCGCGTCCAGCTCATCCACTCCGCCATCGACTACATCACCGACCTGCAGGAGTCTCTGGAAGCCAGGGCTCGTCGGAAACTCCGCGACAAGAACGACCAGGCTTCGAGGCCTCCGCTGGCGGCCCTGTCGCAGGCGCATGTGGAGACCAACAACAGAATGACGCCCCTGGCGGAAAACAGCACCAACAGGCAGCCGACGCCTTTGGAAGTTAACACCAGACATCCGTCGACGGTCGTCCCAATGTCCTCTGTATCCCCTCTAGAGGGGATTTCTCCCAACAACCCAaatccaccacctcctcctcctccgtcaggaAGCCACAGTAACCCCAGCAGTAGTTCTTCGCCCATAATCCCAGCGGCGCCCGGCCCACCGCCATCGTCATCTCCCCAACAACCGAGTTAA